The genomic stretch GCGCGGCAGGGAAAGCCCGGCCCGTCGACGGGGCGGACATGCACCGCCCCGCCGCGATCGTCGCGAAGCGTGGTGCGGAAGCGGGCGGCGGATGGGGCATCCATCGGGATGCAGCGGAAGCGTGTGCTCATGGCGCGATCCTGGCGCAGCGCGCGGCCCGGCGCCTTCCGCCCGTTGCGCCCATACACGGCACCGCGCCCGCATCGTCTCCGATGCGGGCGCGGGCCAGGCGCTTTCCCCCGGGCGGGCGCCGCGGCAGGGGGCAACAAGCCGCGGAGGGAATTCACGCCCGCCGGGGGCGCGCGAGGGTCACCGCATGGCGGCGATGTCGATCACCTCAGCGGCGGGCATCCCCGTCACCGCACCGGTCGCGCTTGCCGCGCCGGTCTCGAGGTTCACGCTGTGCAGCGTCCCGCCGGCCAGCAGGAAGCCCATGTTGGCACCGCCCTCGCCCGGCAGGATGTCGAAGGCGACACCCGGCGGCAGCATGGCCGCCACTTCGCCGCGCGGCTGCTGCACACCGTCATTCGGCGGCGCCTGCAGGTTGAAGGTGCGGGTCAGCGTGTCGATGGTGTAGAGCGCCGTCGCGGTCGCACCCGCCATGCTGTTGGTGTAAGCGCCGGCGGTGACGCGCGGCGCCTGTTCGGCGAAGGGCGTGCCGGCGGCGAACTTCAGCTGCCCGTCGCGCACCGCCTCGCCGGTCTCGACATTCACGCGCAGATTGATGCCGTTCATGCCCATCACGCGCAGGCGGTTGGCGACCGGGTTGAAGTCCACCACGGCGCGGCCGCCGGGCTGGAATTCGGTGTTGAGGCGGCTGACCTGGGTGGCGCGGCCATTCGCCGGGTCGATCGTCACGATCTGCCCGCGCTCGGTCACGCCATAGATGCGGCCATCCTGCGGGCGCTGGTCGATGCCCATCACGCGGCCATCGGCGCCGGTGATGCGGACGGGAGCGGACGCGCGACGCGTCTCGCTGTCGATGCGCACCAGCGCATTGTCGGCCGTCAGGCCCAGCAGCGTGGCGGCCTGGAGCGGCGCAGCGGCCGCGACCATGCCGAAGGCGGCGAGCGTCAGGCGAAGGGGAGTCGTCATGGCGGTCTCTCCGTGGGTTGGAACGAGGCCGCCATCGGCCCCGCTGACCGCCTTACGGAGCCCCGCCGCGGATGGATGCAGTTGTGCGATCACGAAATCGCGCGCCACCCGGAAGGGCGCGGGACACACGCGCTGACGTCAGGGGGCAGGCAGCACCACGATGGTCACGGTGCGCGACGGCGGTTCGGCCGCGCGCACGCGCGGGCTGAACTGCGCGCTGCGGGCCTCGGCGCGCAGGCGGTCGCGCTCGATGCCGCGGGTCGACAGCGCCTGGGCAACCGCGCGTGCGCGCTCGGCCGCCAGGCGGATCGATGTGGTGGCGCCGCCCTCCTGCCCGGCATGGCCCAGCAGGCAGGCAACGCGGTCGGGATTGGCGCGCATGAGTTCCTCGACCGCCGCGAGCGGCGTGCGCGCCGCATCACTCACCCGCGCATTGCCGCGGGCGAAGGGCACGGAGAAGACGTCATCCTCGATGCGTTCGGCGCCAACGCAGTTGAAGGGGCGGATCTGCGCGGCGGCCGGGCCGGCCAGCAGCACGAAGGCGAGGACCAGGCGGATCATGCCGCGAGCACGCCGGCCTGGCGCAGCCGCGCGATCAGCGCCCCCGCGTCGCAGCCGGGATGCGCGCCGCGCAGTTCCGCCTCCGTCACCGCGGGGCGGGTGACAATCCAGGCGGCGGCCTCCACCTCTGGCAGGGTCAGCGCGACGATGCCCGACGGCGTGCGCAGCCCGAATTCGTTGCCGCGCCTGACCGGCTTCGCCTCCGCCACGACGCGGAAGGCTGGGCCGGCGGGCGCGGCGTCGGCCGGTGCGTCCGCGCGCGCCGCGAGCAGGTCGTAGCCGCCGCGCTGGAAGCGATAGTCGCGCACGAAGCTGGCCACCACCTCCTGCACCTTCGGATCGCGCGCCAGC from Roseomonas fluvialis encodes the following:
- a CDS encoding DUF4394 domain-containing protein, which produces MTTPLRLTLAAFGMVAAAAPLQAATLLGLTADNALVRIDSETRRASAPVRITGADGRVMGIDQRPQDGRIYGVTERGQIVTIDPANGRATQVSRLNTEFQPGGRAVVDFNPVANRLRVMGMNGINLRVNVETGEAVRDGQLKFAAGTPFAEQAPRVTAGAYTNSMAGATATALYTIDTLTRTFNLQAPPNDGVQQPRGEVAAMLPPGVAFDILPGEGGANMGFLLAGGTLHSVNLETGAASATGAVTGMPAAEVIDIAAMR
- a CDS encoding OmpA family protein, which translates into the protein MIRLVLAFVLLAGPAAAQIRPFNCVGAERIEDDVFSVPFARGNARVSDAARTPLAAVEELMRANPDRVACLLGHAGQEGGATTSIRLAAERARAVAQALSTRGIERDRLRAEARSAQFSPRVRAAEPPSRTVTIVVLPAP